The DNA segment TCATGAACAAAAACCATGTTTCGCTGCAAAAAAATGCTGCGGCAGGACTCTTTAAAATGCTGGTCGTGCTGCCAGCATTTTTTTTTACCAGTGGGCATTCTTTTGCCGCCGTTATCGTCGATAACGGCAATACGCTGGATATCGATGCAAGCACACCGCTGAGCGACTATCTGGTACGCAACGCAAGTGTGCTGAACATCGCGGGGGCCACCACCCAGAGTCTGTCTGTCACGTCCGGATCAACGTTGAATATCAACGGCGCAACGGTCAATGCCGTCGGTGCGCGGGAGGGTATCCGCATAACCAACAGCACGGGAGATCTCACTCGCGCCATCGTGACCAGCGACTTTATGGGGCTGGCGGTCAATCGGTCTACCGGCTCGACCCTGGGCTCCACGGTCACTGCAACCGACAGTCAATTCAAGGGTGGGGAAATCGGTGCTCAGATCACCGGCTTGAGCACGCTCACGCTCATCAATAGTCAGGTGACGGGTACAGGGGCTGACAGTACCGGCCTGAGCATATTGGGGGGAGATGTACGCGCCTCCGCAAACACTGTTATCAGCGGCGACAAGACCGGGGTGGCGATGGGCAGGGATCCCTCGGGCCTGGGCAACAATTCACTGCGGCTCGACAACTCCAGTGTGGAAGGCCGCACCGGTGATGCGATTCTTGTGGACAGGGGCATCAATGCCACCCTTGAGGTGTTGAACCAGTCCTCCCTGACGGGGGGCAACGGCAACGTGCTGACGGTTCAGGGCGCTTCCACCGCGGGCATGTCTGTCAGCGACAGCACGCTGCAAGGCAACGTCAACGTCATCGGCAACAGTACCGCCAATCTCACTTTCGATCAGGGCAACCTGAAGGGCGACGTGCTGGTCGAAAACGGTTCGACCGCCAACGTCACTCTGCAGAACAACTCGCAACTGACCGGCCGTCTCGACAATGTCAACGGCGTGACCGTCAACAGCGGTTCGAGCTGGACCCTGACCGGTAATGACAAGGTCGGAACACTCGCCATGAATGGCGGGACGGTGCGCTTTGTTGCGCAGGGTGTGCCGGATACGTTCTACGAGTTGAACGTCGGCACGCTGGCCGGCTCGCCGGATGGTTCCAGTACGTTCGAAATGAAGGGTAATTTCGCCACCGGTCAAAACGACTTCCTCAATGTCACGGGCGAAGCCAGCGGGCAATTCGGATTGCTGGTGGCCGCTTCCGGTCTGGACGCGACGAACCCGCAACAGTTGACCCTGGTGCGCACCGCCGCCGGCGACGCGCAATTTGCCCTGAGAGGCGGGCATGTCGATCTGGGTACCTGGTCGTATGACCTCGCTCGGCGAGAAGTGGGGGAGGGCGGTACGGAATGGTTTCTCGACCCGACCACCAAGACCATCAGCCCCGGGGCGAAATCGGTACTGGCGCTGTTTAACGCGCCGGTGACGCTGTTGTATGCCGAGGCGGCAACATTGCGCAGCCGCATGGGCGAGTTGCGTTTCAATGGGGGTGACACCGGCCTGTGGATGCGCACCTACGGCAACAAGTACAACATCAACGCCGCTTCCGGCGTGGGTTATCAGCAGACCCAGCAAGGGCTTTCTCTGGGGGCGGATACGCACCTGGGTGACAGTCTGTGGGTGGCCGGGATCATGGGTGGCCACAGCCATACCAACCTGGACGTCGCACAGGGAACTTCGGGTACGGTAGACAGCTACTATCTGGGCCCATACGTGACCTGGATGAACAAGCAGAGCGGTTACTACTTTGATGCGCTGCTCAAGTTCAACCGCTTTCAGAACGATACGAAAGTCGGCATGAGCGATGGCACGCGGGCCAAGGGCAGTTATGACAACTCCGGCATAAGCGCTTCGGCGGAGTTCGGGCG comes from the Pseudomonas sp. RSB 5.4 genome and includes:
- a CDS encoding autotransporter outer membrane beta-barrel domain-containing protein, with amino-acid sequence MLVVLPAFFFTSGHSFAAVIVDNGNTLDIDASTPLSDYLVRNASVLNIAGATTQSLSVTSGSTLNINGATVNAVGAREGIRITNSTGDLTRAIVTSDFMGLAVNRSTGSTLGSTVTATDSQFKGGEIGAQITGLSTLTLINSQVTGTGADSTGLSILGGDVRASANTVISGDKTGVAMGRDPSGLGNNSLRLDNSSVEGRTGDAILVDRGINATLEVLNQSSLTGGNGNVLTVQGASTAGMSVSDSTLQGNVNVIGNSTANLTFDQGNLKGDVLVENGSTANVTLQNNSQLTGRLDNVNGVTVNSGSSWTLTGNDKVGTLAMNGGTVRFVAQGVPDTFYELNVGTLAGSPDGSSTFEMKGNFATGQNDFLNVTGEASGQFGLLVAASGLDATNPQQLTLVRTAAGDAQFALRGGHVDLGTWSYDLARREVGEGGTEWFLDPTTKTISPGAKSVLALFNAPVTLLYAEAATLRSRMGELRFNGGDTGLWMRTYGNKYNINAASGVGYQQTQQGLSLGADTHLGDSLWVAGIMGGHSHTNLDVAQGTSGTVDSYYLGPYVTWMNKQSGYYFDALLKFNRFQNDTKVGMSDGTRAKGSYDNSGISASAEFGRQITLGNGYYMEPYGKVSTALIRGRSFDLDNDMQADGDRSRSVLGEAGTTVGRNFNMGNGMVAQPYVRVAVQHEFINNNRVTVNADNQFNNDLSGTRGVLGAGVAVALTKDLQVYAGYDYSHGKYIEKPYDLNVGARWTW